Sequence from the Candidatus Accumulibacter similis genome:
AGAAGTTGCGGCCGCTGCTCGACATCTCCGCTGATCGCCGCTGGTAGAGATGGGCAGGGAGCGCCTGGTGTGGTCGCAGCCAGCCCGCATTGCCCCGCGAGTGCCGGCGGACGGGCAGGAACCGGCGATGAATGAAGCCTGGGGAACGGTGGTGGCGATCTCTGGCGAGGAGGCGACGATCCGCATGGACGACACGGGTTGCGGTCGCTGTCGGCAACCGGGTGGCTGCGGAGGCCATCAAGGCGGGCTCTTCTGTCATGTGCCGCGTACCTTCAGCGTGCCGAACCCCGACCACCGGCAGCCTGGCGAGCGCGTGCAGATCGTCCTGGCGGGCGGTTCGCTCGGTCGCAGCGCGCTGCATGCCTACGTGCAGCCGCTGCTGGCACTGCTTGCCGGAGCGCTTGGCGGTTCGGCGATCGCGGGCGAAGCGGGAGCGATCGGCGGCGCGCTTGCCGGCCTGCTGCTCGGCTGGCTGTTGCTGCGGCGGGCGCAGTGGCGCTGGCGCAACGACCGTGGGCTGCAGCCATCGATCCGGCCTTGATTTTCCGGCCGGGATCCCCATTGACGTCCAGTCGTCCATTCTGGGTGCCAGTCGAGTCACCCCAGACCTGAACCAGGAGACCGCGGGAGCCATGAAACGATTCCTTCTTGCCTTCTTCTTCGTGCTCGTCTCGCTGCCGGCACTGCCACAGAACCGGGGATTGCCCGATTTCACCGAACTCGTCGAGAAACAGGGGCCGGCCGTGGTGAACATCAGCACCACGCAGACGCAACGCAGCGGCGGCAAGGGAGCGCAGCCCTTCCCGTTCGACGAGAACGACCCGATGTACGAATTCTTCCGCCGCTTCATTCCCCGCCAGCCGGGGATGCCCGGATTTCCCGGAGTGCCGCGCGAGTTCGAGAGCCGGTCGCTGGGTTCGGGCTTCGTCATCAGCGCCGACGGCTACATCCTGACCAATGCGCACGTCGTCGACTCGGCGGACGAGATCCTCGTTCGCCTGACCGACAAGCGCGAGTTCAAGGCGCGCGTCATCGGCACCGACAAACGCACCGACGTGGCACTGATCAAGATCGATGCTGCCGGTCTGCCAACGGTGCGCCTCGGTGACCCGGGTGTTCTCAAGGTCGGTGAGTGGGTGGTGGCGATCGGTTCGCCATTTGGCTTCGACAACAGCGTGACCGCCGGCATCGTCAGCGCCAAGGGCCGTTCTTTGCCGCAGGAAAACTACGTGCCCTTCATCCAGACCGACGTCGCCGTCAATCCCGGCAATTCGGGCGGACCGCTGTTCAACATGAAGGGCGAGGTGGTCGGCATCAACTCGCAGATCTACAGTCGCTCGGGTGGCTTCATGGGCATTTCCTTCGCCATTCCAATCGATGTCGCGATGGAGGTGCAGGGGCAGTTGCGGGCCACCGGCAAGGTCAGCCGGGGTCGCATCGGTGTCGTCATCCAGGAGGTGACCAAGGAGCTGGCCGAGTCCTTTGGCCTCGCCAAGGCGCAGGGAGCAGTGGTGAACGCGGTCGAAAAGGGCGGACCGGCGGACAGGGGCGGAGTCGAGCCCGGCGACGTGATTCTGCGGTTCGACGGCAAGCCGATCGCCAGTTCGGGCGACCTGCCGCGCATCGTCGGTGCCACCAAGCCGGGCAGCAAGGCGACGATGCAGGTCTGGCGCAAGGGCGCGACACGCGATCTCGTGGTCGTCGTCGCCGAGATTCCGGTCGAGGAGAAGACTGCCAGCCGCAGCAGCCGCAGCGTCAAGCCGGCCGAAAGGGCGGCCAATCGCCTCGGGCTGGTGGTGTCGGAACTGACGGCGGAGCAGAAGCGTGAACTCAAGGTGGATGCCGGCCTGCTGGTGGAGGATGTGCGCAACATGGCAGCCAGGGCCGAACTGCGACCGGGCGACATCCTGCTGGCGCTGATCGCGCGCGGCGAGAGCATCGAGCTGAAGAGTGTCGAGCAGTTCAACCGCCTGCTCGGACAGTTCGACAAGTCGGCCAGCGTCACCCTGCTGGTCCGGCGCGGCGAGCTGCAGACCTTCGTCACCCTCAAGGCAATTCCGGAGAAGCGCGGCGAGTGATGCGGGCGATCAAGCTGACGCTCATTTCGCGCTCCTTCTGCCATCTCTGTTCCGACATGGAGGCAGCGCTTGCGCCGCTTGCCGCCGAGTTCGGCGCCGAGGTCGAAGTGCTCGACGTCGACGACGATCCGGCGCTGGTGGAACGTTACGATGAACTGGTGCCGCTTCTGCTGCACAATGGTGTCGAGCTGTGTCACTATTTCCTTGACGCGGGCAGGGTGCGTGATTGCCTGCGCGGGATCGGCTTTCCCGGCGAATGACAGCCATTGCCACCATCTCAAGCGAGCGGACCATGACTTCAGAGATTCTTGAGAATCGCTGTTTCGACGAAATCAGCATCGGCGACAGCGCCAGCATCACCCACACCCTGAGCCTGGATGACGTGCAGCTGTTCGCCGCCGTCTCCGGCGACCTCAGCCCGACCCGGCTCGACAGCGAACTCGACCGGCAGATCGGGCCGGGCGACCTCGGCGCGCAGAGCATGTGGCTCGGCGCGCAGGTCTCCGGTCTGCTCGGCAGGCAGCTTCCCGGTCCGGGGACGGTGCACTCGGGACAGGATCTCGAGTTCCTGGCACCGCTGGCGATCGGTGAGCAGGTGACGATCTCGATCACCGCCACGGCCAGGGATCCGGCCAGCCGGCAAGTCCGCTTTGCCTGCCTTGGCATCAACGGCCGCGGCGAGACGATCATGACCGGCACCGCGCGGGTGATCGCGCCGCAGCTCAAGGTGCGCATGGAACGTCCGGACGCGGCCAAAATCTCGATCCAGAGCCACGACAACTTCGGACGCTTCGTCGAGCGCTGTCAGCAACTGCCGCCGGTATCGGTCGCCGTTGCCCATCCGTGTGACGAGTCGTC
This genomic interval carries:
- a CDS encoding glutaredoxin family protein — its product is MRAIKLTLISRSFCHLCSDMEAALAPLAAEFGAEVEVLDVDDDPALVERYDELVPLLLHNGVELCHYFLDAGRVRDCLRGIGFPGE
- a CDS encoding SoxR reducing system RseC family protein — translated: MNEAWGTVVAISGEEATIRMDDTGCGRCRQPGGCGGHQGGLFCHVPRTFSVPNPDHRQPGERVQIVLAGGSLGRSALHAYVQPLLALLAGALGGSAIAGEAGAIGGALAGLLLGWLLLRRAQWRWRNDRGLQPSIRP
- a CDS encoding DegQ family serine endoprotease, whose translation is MKRFLLAFFFVLVSLPALPQNRGLPDFTELVEKQGPAVVNISTTQTQRSGGKGAQPFPFDENDPMYEFFRRFIPRQPGMPGFPGVPREFESRSLGSGFVISADGYILTNAHVVDSADEILVRLTDKREFKARVIGTDKRTDVALIKIDAAGLPTVRLGDPGVLKVGEWVVAIGSPFGFDNSVTAGIVSAKGRSLPQENYVPFIQTDVAVNPGNSGGPLFNMKGEVVGINSQIYSRSGGFMGISFAIPIDVAMEVQGQLRATGKVSRGRIGVVIQEVTKELAESFGLAKAQGAVVNAVEKGGPADRGGVEPGDVILRFDGKPIASSGDLPRIVGATKPGSKATMQVWRKGATRDLVVVVAEIPVEEKTASRSSRSVKPAERAANRLGLVVSELTAEQKRELKVDAGLLVEDVRNMAARAELRPGDILLALIARGESIELKSVEQFNRLLGQFDKSASVTLLVRRGELQTFVTLKAIPEKRGE